The Streptomyces sp. CC0208 genome window below encodes:
- a CDS encoding adenylate/guanylate cyclase domain-containing protein, with product MTADDTGSGADATPHPLAVRLEQLILGAERRYTPFQAARTAGVSMELATRFWRAMGFADVGQAKAFTEADVLALRRLAGLVEAGLLSEAMAVQVARSTGQTTARLAEWQIDSFLEGLTDPPEPGMTRTEVTYPIIELLLPELEEFLVYVWRRQLSASAGRVVQAADDEEMVDRRLCVGFADLVGFTRLTRRMEEEELGELVEAFETTAADLVAARGGRLIKTLGDEVLYAADDAAVAAEIALRLIETMANDETMPELRVGIAFGTVTTRMGDVFGTTVNLASRLTSIAPRDAVLVDSAFAEELIRHGEAPASEAEAAEAAAAAEKEGEEPPTYRFALQPMWQRPVRGLGVVEPWLLTRRDVAPS from the coding sequence GTGACCGCAGACGACACGGGCTCCGGCGCGGACGCGACCCCGCACCCGCTCGCCGTGCGTCTCGAACAGCTCATCCTCGGCGCCGAGCGGCGCTACACCCCCTTCCAGGCGGCCCGCACGGCCGGCGTCTCCATGGAGCTGGCCACCCGCTTCTGGCGGGCGATGGGCTTCGCCGACGTCGGCCAGGCCAAGGCGTTCACCGAGGCGGACGTCCTCGCGCTGCGCCGGCTCGCGGGTCTCGTCGAGGCGGGGCTGCTGAGCGAGGCCATGGCCGTACAGGTGGCGCGGTCCACCGGGCAGACCACCGCCCGGCTCGCCGAGTGGCAGATCGACTCCTTCCTGGAGGGCCTGACCGATCCCCCGGAACCGGGCATGACCCGTACCGAGGTGACGTACCCGATCATCGAGCTGCTCCTGCCCGAGCTGGAGGAGTTCCTCGTCTACGTCTGGCGCCGCCAGCTCTCCGCCTCGGCGGGGCGGGTCGTGCAGGCCGCCGACGACGAGGAGATGGTCGACCGGCGGCTGTGCGTCGGCTTCGCCGACCTCGTCGGGTTCACGCGGCTGACCCGCCGTATGGAGGAGGAGGAGCTCGGCGAACTCGTCGAGGCCTTCGAGACCACCGCCGCGGATCTTGTGGCGGCGCGGGGCGGGCGGCTCATCAAGACCCTCGGCGACGAGGTGCTGTACGCGGCCGACGACGCGGCGGTGGCCGCCGAGATCGCGCTGCGCCTGATCGAGACCATGGCCAACGACGAGACCATGCCCGAGCTGCGCGTCGGCATCGCCTTCGGCACGGTGACCACCCGTATGGGTGATGTCTTCGGTACGACGGTGAACCTCGCCTCCCGGCTGACCTCGATAGCTCCGCGCGACGCCGTGCTCGTCGACAGTGCCTTCGCCGAGGAGCTGATCCGACACGGTGAGGCGCCCGCCTCCGAGGCGGAGGCGGCCGAGGCCGCGGCCGCGGCCGAGAAGGAGGGCGAGGAGCCGCCGACCTACCGTTTCGCGCTCCAGCCGATGTGGCAGCGGCCGGTGCGTGGCCTCGGCGTCGTCGAGCCCTGGCTGCTGACCCGCAGGGACGTGGCCCCCTCCTAG
- a CDS encoding biotin--[acetyl-CoA-carboxylase] ligase has protein sequence MTPRDVSGDDSRWSDLDRPPLNAAALRRGLVREGGLWSGIEVVAGTGSTNSDLVARATAGKATEGAVLVAEEQTAGRGRLDRQWSAPARSGLFFSVLLNPADVPVARWGWLPLLTGVAVATGLSRAAGVDTALKWPNDLLVTVGGEERKAGGILAERAGEDGVVVGVGINVTLREDELPVPTAGSLALAGAVSTDRDPLLRAVLRSLEEWYERWRAAAGDPTVSGLQETYAAGCATLGRTVRAELPGDRALVGEAVAVDGDGRLVIATEEGVQKPVGAGDIVHLRPA, from the coding sequence ATGACGCCGCGAGATGTTTCAGGAGACGACAGCCGCTGGTCGGACCTCGACCGGCCGCCCCTCAACGCCGCCGCGCTGCGCCGCGGGCTGGTGCGGGAGGGCGGCCTGTGGTCCGGGATCGAGGTGGTGGCCGGCACCGGCTCCACCAACTCCGACCTGGTCGCCCGCGCCACCGCGGGCAAGGCGACCGAGGGCGCGGTCCTCGTCGCCGAGGAGCAGACGGCGGGGCGGGGCCGACTGGACCGCCAGTGGTCCGCTCCGGCCCGCTCCGGCCTCTTCTTCTCGGTCCTGCTGAACCCGGCTGACGTCCCGGTCGCCCGCTGGGGCTGGCTGCCGCTGCTGACGGGGGTGGCCGTGGCGACGGGCCTGTCACGGGCGGCGGGCGTCGACACCGCCCTGAAGTGGCCCAACGACCTCCTGGTGACCGTGGGCGGCGAGGAACGCAAGGCGGGCGGAATCCTCGCGGAGCGGGCCGGCGAGGACGGTGTCGTCGTGGGCGTCGGCATCAACGTCACCCTCCGGGAGGACGAGCTGCCCGTCCCCACCGCGGGATCGCTGGCGCTGGCCGGGGCGGTGAGCACCGACCGGGACCCCCTGCTGCGGGCCGTCCTGCGCTCCCTGGAGGAGTGGTACGAGCGCTGGCGCGCGGCGGCGGGGGATCCGACGGTGAGCGGACTCCAGGAGACGTATGCGGCAGGGTGCGCGACGCTGGGGAGAACGGTACGGGCGGAGTTGCCGGGTGATCGTGCGTTGGTGGGAGAGGCGGTAGCGGTGGACGGTGACGGCCGCCTGGTGATCGCGACGGAGGAGGGCGTACAGAAACCGGTGGGGGCGGGGGACATCGTCCACTTGCGACCCGCGTGA
- a CDS encoding acyl-CoA carboxylase subunit beta, whose product MSEPEEIDIHTTAGKLADLQRRVQEATHAGSERAVEKQHAKGKLTARERIDLLLDEGSFVELDEFARHRSTNFGLEKNRPYGDGVVTGYGTVDGRPVAVFSQDFTVFGGALGEVYGQKIVKVMDFALKTGCPVIGINDSGGARIQEGVASLGAYGEIFRRNTHASGVIPQISLVVGPCAGGAVYSPAITDFTVMVDQTSHMFITGPDVIKTVTGEDVGFEELGGARTHNAVSGVAHHMAGDEKDAVEYVKQLLSYLPSNNLSEPPVYPEEADLSVTDEDRELDTLVPDSANQPYDMHTVIEHILDDAEFFETQPLYAPNILTGYGRVEGHPVGIVANQPMQFAGCLDITASEKAARFVRTCDAFNIPVITFVDVPGFLPGVDQEHDGIIRRGAKLIYAYAEATVPLITVITRKAFGGAYDVMGSKHLGADLNLAWPTAQIAVMGAQGAVNILHRRTIAEAEAAGELEATRARLIQEYEDALLNPYIAAERGYIDSVIMPSDTRRHVVRGLRQLRTKRESLPPKKHGNIPL is encoded by the coding sequence ATGTCCGAGCCGGAAGAGATCGACATCCACACCACCGCGGGAAAGCTCGCGGATCTCCAGCGCCGCGTCCAGGAGGCGACGCACGCCGGCTCCGAACGTGCCGTCGAGAAACAGCACGCCAAGGGCAAGTTGACGGCCCGTGAGCGCATCGACCTGCTGCTCGACGAAGGCTCCTTCGTCGAGTTGGACGAGTTCGCCCGGCACCGCTCCACCAACTTCGGGCTGGAGAAGAACCGTCCGTACGGCGACGGAGTCGTCACCGGGTACGGCACGGTCGACGGCCGCCCGGTCGCCGTGTTCTCCCAGGACTTCACCGTGTTCGGCGGCGCGCTCGGCGAGGTCTACGGCCAGAAGATCGTCAAGGTGATGGACTTCGCGCTGAAGACCGGCTGTCCGGTCATCGGCATCAACGACTCCGGCGGCGCCCGCATCCAGGAGGGCGTGGCCTCCCTGGGCGCGTACGGCGAGATCTTCCGCCGCAACACCCACGCGAGCGGTGTCATCCCGCAGATCAGCCTGGTCGTCGGCCCCTGCGCGGGCGGGGCCGTGTACTCCCCGGCGATCACCGACTTCACGGTCATGGTCGACCAGACCTCGCACATGTTCATCACCGGCCCCGACGTCATCAAGACGGTCACCGGCGAGGACGTCGGCTTCGAGGAGCTGGGCGGTGCCCGCACCCACAACGCGGTGTCCGGCGTGGCCCACCACATGGCCGGGGACGAGAAGGACGCCGTCGAGTACGTCAAGCAGCTGCTGTCGTACCTGCCCTCCAACAACCTGTCCGAGCCGCCGGTCTACCCGGAGGAGGCGGACCTCTCGGTCACCGACGAGGACCGCGAGCTGGACACGCTCGTCCCGGACAGCGCGAACCAGCCGTACGACATGCACACGGTGATCGAGCACATCCTGGACGACGCCGAGTTCTTCGAGACGCAGCCGCTGTACGCGCCGAACATCCTCACCGGCTACGGCCGGGTCGAGGGCCATCCGGTGGGGATCGTCGCCAACCAGCCGATGCAGTTCGCCGGCTGCCTCGACATCACCGCGTCCGAGAAGGCGGCCCGCTTCGTCCGCACCTGCGACGCCTTCAACATCCCGGTGATCACCTTCGTGGACGTCCCCGGCTTCCTGCCGGGCGTCGACCAGGAGCACGACGGCATCATCCGCCGCGGCGCCAAGCTGATCTACGCCTACGCGGAGGCGACCGTCCCCCTCATCACGGTGATCACCCGCAAGGCCTTCGGCGGCGCCTACGACGTCATGGGCTCCAAGCACCTCGGCGCGGACCTCAACCTCGCCTGGCCCACCGCCCAGATCGCCGTCATGGGCGCTCAGGGCGCGGTCAACATCCTGCACCGCCGCACGATCGCGGAGGCGGAGGCCGCCGGAGAGCTGGAGGCGACCCGGGCGCGGCTGATCCAGGAGTACGAGGACGCCCTCCTCAACCCCTACATCGCGGCCGAGCGCGGTTACATCGACTCCGTGATCATGCCGTCGGACACCCGCCGCCACGTGGTCAGGGGCCTGCGCCAGCTGCGCACCAAGCGCGAGTCCCTGCCTCCGAAGAAGCACGGCAACATCCCCCTCTAG
- a CDS encoding acyl-CoA carboxylase epsilon subunit, with translation MNIKVVRGNPTPEELAAALAVVRARAAAATDTPSGAEETRAAWSDPSRIAGRRLPQPGPTAWSRTYWPA, from the coding sequence ATGAACATCAAGGTCGTACGGGGAAACCCCACTCCGGAGGAGCTTGCCGCCGCCCTGGCGGTGGTCCGGGCCCGCGCCGCGGCGGCGACGGACACGCCGTCCGGCGCGGAGGAGACCAGGGCCGCGTGGTCCGACCCGTCACGCATCGCGGGCCGCCGCCTGCCCCAGCCAGGGCCGACGGCCTGGTCCCGCACGTACTGGCCGGCCTAG
- a CDS encoding SGNH/GDSL hydrolase family protein — translation MFTTAWSASPQLPAEGFTPNWSREGFWRQSVRQVVRLSAGGERVRIRLSHAYGTSPVRLAGATVGRTTAGAGVEPGSLRRLTLPPEIPARGSLVSEPVALTVAAGESVTVTLYFDAATGPATFHAQAFTAGYRGPGELLSETDGQGFDAVSESWYFLAAVETDAGRTDGIALFGDSVTDGFGSTVGADRRWSDALARLSGRPVLNAGIGGNLLLNDSAWYGEKGVGRFRRDVLGLAGVDTVVVLLGLNDIGFSETDEQPTYKPAPVVEAAELIAGHRELIRQARGLRVIGCTLLPFGGSDHWGEHAAKVSHEVNEWVRCSGEYDTVVDLARELADPEDPDRLHPSYDFGDHLHPNDLGYEVMAEALSAVLQDGQDG, via the coding sequence GTGTTCACCACCGCTTGGTCCGCCTCGCCTCAGCTCCCCGCAGAGGGCTTCACCCCCAACTGGTCCCGCGAGGGCTTCTGGCGGCAGTCCGTGCGCCAGGTCGTCCGGCTGTCGGCGGGAGGGGAGCGGGTGCGGATCCGGCTGTCCCACGCCTACGGCACCTCGCCGGTCCGTCTCGCGGGTGCGACAGTCGGCCGTACGACCGCGGGGGCGGGCGTGGAGCCGGGATCGCTGCGCAGGCTCACGCTCCCGCCCGAGATCCCCGCCCGGGGTTCACTGGTGAGCGAGCCGGTCGCACTCACCGTGGCGGCCGGGGAGTCGGTGACGGTCACCCTGTACTTCGACGCGGCGACCGGGCCCGCGACCTTCCACGCGCAGGCCTTCACCGCCGGCTACCGGGGACCGGGGGAGCTGCTGAGCGAGACGGACGGGCAGGGCTTCGACGCGGTGAGCGAGTCCTGGTACTTCCTGGCCGCCGTCGAGACGGACGCGGGGCGCACGGACGGGATCGCGCTGTTCGGGGACTCCGTCACGGACGGGTTCGGGTCCACGGTGGGGGCGGACCGGCGGTGGTCGGACGCGCTGGCCCGGCTCAGCGGACGGCCCGTGCTCAACGCCGGGATCGGGGGAAACCTGCTGCTCAACGACTCCGCGTGGTACGGGGAGAAGGGGGTGGGCCGGTTCCGGCGGGATGTGCTGGGGCTGGCAGGCGTGGACACCGTAGTCGTGCTGCTGGGGCTCAACGACATCGGGTTCAGCGAGACCGACGAGCAGCCGACGTACAAGCCCGCGCCGGTGGTGGAGGCGGCCGAACTCATCGCCGGACACCGGGAGTTGATACGGCAGGCGCGGGGGCTGCGGGTGATCGGGTGCACCTTGCTGCCGTTCGGCGGCTCGGACCACTGGGGTGAGCACGCGGCGAAGGTCTCGCACGAGGTGAACGAGTGGGTGCGCTGCTCCGGCGAGTACGACACGGTGGTGGACCTCGCGCGGGAGCTGGCCGATCCGGAGGACCCGGACCGGCTGCATCCGTCGTACGACTTCGGCGATCACCTGCACCCGAACGATCTCGGGTACGAGGTGATGGCCGAAGCGCTGTCAGCCGTCCTCCAGGACGGCCAGGACGGCTAG
- a CDS encoding nucleoside triphosphate pyrophosphatase, whose product MTDQPRRRLVLASQSPARLGLLRQAGLTPEVLVSGVDEDAVTAPTPAELALALAEAKASVVAAKPEVKGALVIGCDSVLDLDGEALGKPADAEEATARWKAMRGRAGTLQTGHCVYDTASGRYVSAVASTVVRFGEPTDDEIAAYVASGEPLYVAGAFTLDGRSAPFIEGIDGDHGNVIGLSLPLLRRLLADLHIGITELWAPPEA is encoded by the coding sequence ATGACCGATCAGCCGCGCCGCCGACTCGTGCTCGCCTCCCAGTCCCCCGCCCGGCTGGGCCTGCTGCGACAGGCCGGCCTCACTCCCGAGGTGCTCGTGAGCGGGGTCGACGAGGACGCCGTCACCGCCCCCACCCCCGCCGAACTGGCGCTCGCCCTCGCCGAGGCGAAGGCCTCCGTCGTGGCCGCGAAGCCCGAGGTCAAGGGTGCGCTGGTGATCGGCTGCGACTCCGTGCTCGACCTGGACGGCGAGGCCCTGGGCAAGCCGGCCGACGCCGAGGAGGCGACGGCCCGCTGGAAGGCGATGCGCGGGCGGGCGGGGACCCTGCAGACCGGCCACTGCGTCTACGACACGGCGAGCGGCCGGTACGTCTCGGCTGTCGCCTCCACCGTCGTCCGCTTCGGCGAGCCGACCGACGACGAGATCGCCGCGTACGTCGCCTCGGGCGAACCCCTCTACGTCGCGGGGGCGTTCACCCTGGACGGCCGTTCGGCCCCCTTCATCGAGGGCATCGACGGCGACCACGGCAACGTGATCGGCCTCAGCCTGCCACTCCTGCGCCGCCTGTTGGCCGACCTGCACATCGGCATCACGGAGCTGTGGGCGCCCCCGGAGGCGTGA